Proteins from a genomic interval of Yarrowia lipolytica chromosome 1E, complete sequence:
- a CDS encoding uncharacterized protein (Compare to YALI0E09427g, similar to Saccharomyces cerevisiae TRX3 (YCR083W); ancestral locus Anc_6.359, similar to uniprot|P22217 Saccharomyces cerevisiae YLR043c TRX1 thioredoxin I) — protein MTITDLHSLGEFEEAIKSEELTVIKFSTKTCIPCKMIAPIYEKYSKAYKGAKYYNCDSEELVEVASMVPVSSVPTFALYKNGEIVLIVSGNGADPRKLRSGIRKYAAKDETKKPRPVTNGIKKRRRPKKIT, from the coding sequence atgacaATCACAGATCTCCACTCGTTGGGTGAATTCGAGGAGGCCATCAAGTCAGAAGAACTGACGGTAATCAAGTTCTCGACAAAGACATGCATACCATGCAAAATGATTGCCCCCATTTATGAAAAGTACTCCAAGGCTTACAAAGGAGCCAAGTACTACAATTGCGACTCTGAAGAGCTCGTGGAAGTGGCTTCCATGGTACCCGTCAGCTCTGTACCCACCTTCGCGCTCTACAAGAATGGTGAAATCGTGCTCATTGTGTCTGGCAATGGAGCTGACCCTCGGAAGCTGAGAAGTGGGATCCGAAAGTATGCCGCCAAAGATGAGACCAAGAAGCCTCGTCCTGTGACTAACGGAATCAAGAAGAGACGTAGACCCAAGAAGATAACTTGA
- a CDS encoding uncharacterized protein (Compare to YALI0E09449g, similar to uniprot|P32579 Saccharomyces cerevisiae YGL169w SUA5 translation initiation protein, similar to Saccharomyces cerevisiae SUA5 (YGL169W); ancestral locus Anc_8.111), producing the protein MRLILFLKISFFMKRLFTSMNTSIVRLKTASIQFDKSPRARQPSISDSETLEALKHASHVLQTTHEPVAFPTETVYGLGASALSTESVKSIYAAKNRPADNPLIVHVSSLDQLKRKILKGREIPDIYTPLIEKFWPGPLTILLPLDSDSDVSPACTVGQPTVAVRMPDHPVARSLIALSDLPLAAPSANASTRPSPTTADHVYHDLQGRIPLILDGGACHVGVESTVVDGLSDPPMLLRPGGVSLEQIREHGGEKWKNVLVGRANAKTDEAVRTPGMKYKHYSPTGKVVLFGPVSDKSVEQAVKEYVTSGELEGKKIGLLTSLTLSNDTLPDVHTLSMGTTPALVSRNLFAGLRDMDIAEVEVILVEGIREEDEGLAVMNRLRKAASEEITV; encoded by the coding sequence ATGCGTCtaattttatttttgaaAATTTCGTTTTTCATGAAACGACTCTTCACCAGCATGAATACCAGCATTGTGCGATTGAAAACTGCAAGCATCCAGTTTGACAAGAGTCCACGGGCACGTCAACCGTCGATTTCCGACTCGGAGACTCTCGAGGCTCTCAAACACGCCTCCCATGTGCTGCAAACCACCCATGAGCCCGTGGCGTTCCCTACAGAGACGGTGTACGGACTAGGAGCCAGTGCTCTGAGCACAGAGTCGGTCAAGAGCATTTATGCTGCGAAAAATCGACCTGCCGACAACCCTCTGATTGTGCATGTTTCGTCATTGGATCAGCTGAAGCGcaagattctcaagggCCGAGAGATTCCCGACATTTACACGCCGCTGATTGAAAAGTTCTGGCCTGGTCCTCTAACGATTTTGCTTCCGCTTGACTCGGACAGCGATGTATCGCCTGCCTGTACCGTTGGTCAGCCCACAGTTGCTGTTCGAATGCCAGATCATCCAGTGGCACGCTCCCTGATTGCTCTCAGTGACTTGCCTCTGGCCGCTCCCTCCGCCAATGCATCTACTCGACCGTCTCCCACAACTGCGGACCATGTTTACCATGACTTGCAGGGCCGAATTCCGCTCATTCTGGACGGAGGCGCCTGTCATGTGGGTGTTGAATCGACGGTGGTGGACGGTCTCTCTGATCCTCCTATGCTGCTGCGACCTGGAGGAGTCAGTCTGGAGCAGATTAGAGAACATGGAGGCGAAAAATGGAAGAATGTTCTTGTGGGACGAGCAAATGCAAAGACTGACGAGGCCGTGCGGACTCCAGGCATGAAATACAAGCATTACTCACCAACTGGAAAGGTGGTTCTGTTTGGACCTGTGAGCGACAAGTCTGTGGAGCAGGCCGTGAAGGAGTACGTGACGAGTGGAGAATTGGAGGGAAAGAAGATTGGACTGTTGACGTCACTCACTCTGTCTAATGACACGCTCCCTGACGTTCACACCCTCAGTATGGGCACCACTCCTGCCCTGGTGAGCCGAAACCTGTTTGCCGGACTTCGAGATATGGACATTGCGGAAGTCGAGGTGATTTTGGTGGAGGGAATTagagaggaggatgagggGCTGGCGGTGATGAATCGACTAAGAAAGGCTGCATCCGAGGAAATCACCGTCTAA
- a CDS encoding uncharacterized protein (Compare to YALI0E09471g, uniprot|O43108 Yarrowia lipolytica Calcium- transporting ATPase 1, similar to Saccharomyces cerevisiae PMR1 (YGL167C); ancestral locus Anc_8.112) gives MDSHTSTEGVPLSETNNRSHATPSAQYCQMTVEETCSKLQTNPETGLTSSQEAMHRRDIHGSNEFAQEEEDSLIKKFFEQFSENPLLLLLIGAAAVSFFMGNHDDAISITLAILIVTTVGFVQEYRSEKSLEALNKLVPPEAHLIRAGNSQTVLASTLVPGDLVEFSVGDRIPADCRIVKAVHLSIDESNLTGETTPVTKDTNPVTGTPPIGLADRTNTAYMGTLVRDGNGTGIVVGTGSHTAFGAVYDMVSEISTPKTPLQASMDNLGKDLSLVSFGVIGVICLIGMFQGRDWLEMFTIGVSLAVAAIPEGLPIIVTVTLALGVLRMSRQKAIVRKLPSVETLGSVNVICSDKTGTLTRNHMSCTTCWTVDMGDLANAVTLKPGQSHTEADPKAVAALKNSVSLANMLKVGNLCNNSKFNREAGHLVGNATDIALIEVLDYFGLEDTRETRKRVAEVPFSSSRKWMLTSTTTGDSSTPMISVKGAGEVIAPFCEYYCKKDGKTAPFNDDMRKKVTEIASEMSNDGLRIIAFAYKQGKYEEGSEEAPEGLVFAGLMGLYDPPRPDVPRAIRRLTTGGVRVVMITGDSAATALSIGRRIGMPLMPGTQSVVEGSKLATMSDQALDECLQTASIFARTSPEDKMKIVKGFQRRGDVVAMTGDGVNDAPALKLADIGIAMGQGGTDVAKEAADMILTDDDFATILSAIEEGKGIFNNIRNFITFQLSTSMAALSIVAVATIMGLENPLNPMQILWINILMDGPPAQSLGVEPVDPDVMNKPPRPRNEKVMTPDLVKKCVEAAVIILVGTMLVYVTQMQDGVIDKRDTTMTFTCFVFYDMFNALACRSATKSVFEIGFFSNKMFLYACGASIIGQLAVVYVPFLQSVFQTEALSVKDLLSLVLISSSVWILDEAKKYFLKSRSTNNYTNSVV, from the coding sequence ATGGACAGCCACACAAGCACGGAGGGCGTGCCTCTGTCGGAGACCAACAACCGCTCGCACGCCACGCCCAGCGCGCAATATTGCCAAATGACGGTGGAAGAAACGTGTTCCAAGCTGCAGACCAACCCCGAGACGGGCCTCACGTCCAGCCAAGAAGCCATGCACCGGCGAGACATTCACGGCAGCAACGAGTTTGcacaggaggaggaggactcgCTCATCAAAAAGTTTTTTGAGCAGTTTTCCGAAAAcccgctgctgctgctgctgattGGCGCCGCGGCggtgtccttcttcatgggCAACCACGACGAcgccatctccatcacccTGGCCATTCTCATTGTCACCACCGTTGGCTTTGTGCAGGAGTACCGGTCCGAAAAATCGCTGGAGGCCCTCAACAAGCTCGTGCCCCCCGAAGCCCATCTCATCCGAGCAGGTAACAGCCAGACCGTTCTGGCCTCGACCCTGGTGCCCGGAGATCTCGTCGAATTCTCCGTCGGAGATCGAATCCCGGCCGATTGCCGAATCGTCAAGGCCGTCCACCTGTCTATCGACGAGTCCAACCTCACTGGAGAAACTACGCCCGTCACCAAGGACACAAACCCCGTCACAGGCACTCCCCCCATCGGCCTCGCAGATCGAACCAATACCGCATACATGGGCACCTTGGTTAGAGACGGAAACGGAACTGGAATCGTGGTAGGAACAGGCTCCCACACCGCCTTTGGAGCCGTCTATGACATGGTGTCTGAAATCTCCACCCCCAAGACTCCCCTCCAAGCCAGCATGGACAACCTAGGAAAGGACCTGTCCCTGGTTTCGTTCGGTGTCATTGGTGTTATCTGTCTGATTGGTATGTTCCAGGGCCGAGATTGGCTGGAGATGTTCACCATTGGTGTCTCTCTAGCTGTCGCCGCCATTCCCGAAGGTCTGCCCATCATTGTTACTGTGACCCTGGCTCTAGGAGTTCTGCGAATGTCGCGACAGAAGGCCATTGTGCGAAAACTGCCCTCTGTCGAGACCCTGGGCTCTGTTAACGTCATCTGCTCCGATAAGACAGGAACCCTCACACGAAACCACATGTCCTGCACAACCTGCTGGACCGTCGACATGGGAGATCTCGCTAACGCTGTTACCCTAAAGCCTGGCCAGTCCCATACCGAGGCTGATCCCAAGGCTgtggctgctctcaagaacTCTGTTTCCCTTGCAAACATGCTCAAGGTCGGCAACCTGTGTAACAACAGTAAGTTCAATCGAGAAGCTGGCCACCTGGTTGGAAACGCTACGGACATTGCTCTGATTGAGGTCCTGGATTACTTTGGACTCGAGGATACCCGAGAGACCCGAAAGCGAGTCGCTGAGGTTCCCTTTTCGTCTTCTCGAAAGTGGATGctcacctccaccaccacggGCGACTCCTCCACCCCCATGATCTCTGTCAAGGGTGCCGGAGAGGTCATTGCTCCTTTCTGCGAGTACTACTGCAAGAAGGACGGTAAGACCGCCCCCTTCAACGACGACATGCGAAAGAAAGTGACCGAAATTGCGTCGGAAATGTCTAACGATGGTCTCCGAATCATTGCCTTCGCCTACAAGCAGGGCAAGTACGAGGAGGGCTCCGAGGAGGCCCCTGAGGGTCTTGTGTTTGCTGGTCTCATGGGTCTCTACGATCCTCCTCGACCCGATGTGCCTCGAGCCATCCGACGACTCACAACTGGTGGAGTCCGAGTCGTTATGATCACTGGAGACTCTGCTGCCACCGCTCTTTCCATTGGTCGACGAATCGGAATGCCTCTGATGCCTGGGACTCAATCTGTGGTTGAGGGAAGCAAACTGGCCACCATGTCCGACCAGGCTCTTGATGAGTGTCTCCAAACCGCGTCTATTTTCGCTCGAACCTCTCCCGAggacaagatgaagatTGTCAAGGGCTTCCAACGACGAGGTGATGTGGTTGCCATGACTGGAGACGGTGTCAACGATGCCCCTGCCCTCAAGCTTGCCGATATCGGCATTGCCATGGGCCAGGGAGGAACAGAtgtggccaaggaggctgccgaCATGATTCTGACTGACGACGATTTCGCTACCATTCTGTCGGCCATCGAGGAAGGTAAGGGTATTTTTAACAACATTCGAAACTTCATCACCTTCCAGCTGTCGACATCCATGGCCGCTCTGTCAATTGTCGCCGTGGCTACCATTATGGGTCTGGAGAACCCCCTCAATCCCATGCAGATTCTGTGGATCAATATTCTCATGGACGGTCCTCCTGCCCAATCTCTGGGAGTTGAGCCCGTGGATCCTGACGTGATGAACAAGCCTCCCCGACCTCGAAACGAGAAGGTCATGACCCCCGATCTGGTTAAGAAATGTGTGGAGGCCGCCGTCATCATTCTAGTCGGTACAATGCTTGTCTACGTCACGCAGATGCAGGACGGCGTCATCGACAAGCGAGACACCACTATGACTTTCACTTGTTTCGTCTTCTACGACATGTTCAACGCCCTGGCCTGCCGATCTGCCACCAAGTCCGTGTTTGAGATTGGCTTCTTCTCTAACAAGATGTTCCTGTACGCCTGTGGAGCATCGATCATTGGCCAGCTGGCAGTGGTGTATGTGCCCTTCCTTCAGAGCGTGTTCCAGACGGAGGCTCTGTCGGTGAAGGATCTGCTGTCGCTGGTGCTCATTTCGTCCTCTGTGTGGATTCTCGACGAGGCCAAAAAGTACTTTTTGAAGTCGCGTAGTACAAATAACTACACCAACAGTGTGGTCTAG